A single region of the Hylaeus volcanicus isolate JK05 chromosome 5, UHH_iyHylVolc1.0_haploid, whole genome shotgun sequence genome encodes:
- the LOC128876571 gene encoding uncharacterized protein LOC128876571 isoform X2 produces MEEIRYDWSTKRAEIFQIIQNRAGSAKHYATMYASFIYPSACIVTICHLASFILNTKAAENGTRINYFPIMTEYLIDQDKYLYLIVLHQNLSLFICASIFVATETLFIMWMHHAASLFEVASYHIEEAVTYGSALPTISQDHTDNTSKMCLRDAVLAHEKASKFVREMNMRLDASYTFILVFGTISLSVNFFRLSRAICLTHDLEELAISLLFSITELGYMFYLNYVVQLMLDYANRLVTVIYNTNWYRTSIYIQKLLLIIMIKCTEPVSYPIFGFYFASIEGFATLVRNTMSYFMMMTSIEV; encoded by the exons ATGGAAGAAATAAGATACGATTGGAGCACCAAACGCGCGGAGATATTCCAGATCATTCAGAATCGAGCCGGATCGGCAAAGCATTATGCAACGATGTACGCGT CATTTATCTATCCGTCAGCGTGTATCGTGACTATATGTCACCTCGCATCCTTCATTCTAAACACGAAGGCAGCAGAGAACGGTACTCGAATAAACTATTTCCCGATAATGacagaatatttaatcgaCCAAGATAAATACCTTTACCTAATCGTGTTGCATCAGAATTTATCATTGTTCATATGTGCGTCCATATTCGTGGCCACGGAGACGTTGTTCATCATGTGGATGCATCACGCCGCCAGCTTATTCGAAGTCGCTAG TTACCATATCGAAGAAGCAGTCACCTATGGATCTGCTTTGCCAACCATTTCCCAAGATCATACGGATAATACCAGTAAGATGTGTTTGAGAGATGCGGTACTCGCTCATGAAAAGGCGTCAAA GTTTGTCCGTGAGATGAACATGAGATTAGATGCCTCGTATACTTTTATCCTTGTATTTGGTACCATCTCCTTAAGCGTTAATTTCTTTCGC CTATCCCGAGCAATATGCTTGACACACGATTTAGAGGAATTAGCTATATCTCTGCTGTTTTCCATTACCGAGCTGGGTTACATGTTCTATTTGAACTACGTGGTACAGCTAATGCTGGATTACGCGAACAGACTCGTCACGGTAAT ATACAATACGAATTGGTACCGTACgtcaatatatatacaaaaattgttactgATCATCATGATAAAGTGCACCGAACCAGTTTCTTACCCAATCTTTGGGTTCTATTTTGCATCGATCGAAGGTTTTGCAACg CTTGTAAGGAATACCATGTCTTATTTTATGATGATGACGTCCATCGAGGTTTAG
- the LOC128876571 gene encoding uncharacterized protein LOC128876571 isoform X1, with product MCACAVVKFNTFWYHANTIKELMEEIRYDWSTKRAEIFQIIQNRAGSAKHYATMYASFIYPSACIVTICHLASFILNTKAAENGTRINYFPIMTEYLIDQDKYLYLIVLHQNLSLFICASIFVATETLFIMWMHHAASLFEVASYHIEEAVTYGSALPTISQDHTDNTSKMCLRDAVLAHEKASKFVREMNMRLDASYTFILVFGTISLSVNFFRLSRAICLTHDLEELAISLLFSITELGYMFYLNYVVQLMLDYANRLVTVIYNTNWYRTSIYIQKLLLIIMIKCTEPVSYPIFGFYFASIEGFATLVRNTMSYFMMMTSIEV from the exons ATGTGCGCGTGCGCCGTCGTAAAGTTTAACACGTTTTGGTATCATGCCAATACA ATTAAGGAACTTATGGAAGAAATAAGATACGATTGGAGCACCAAACGCGCGGAGATATTCCAGATCATTCAGAATCGAGCCGGATCGGCAAAGCATTATGCAACGATGTACGCGT CATTTATCTATCCGTCAGCGTGTATCGTGACTATATGTCACCTCGCATCCTTCATTCTAAACACGAAGGCAGCAGAGAACGGTACTCGAATAAACTATTTCCCGATAATGacagaatatttaatcgaCCAAGATAAATACCTTTACCTAATCGTGTTGCATCAGAATTTATCATTGTTCATATGTGCGTCCATATTCGTGGCCACGGAGACGTTGTTCATCATGTGGATGCATCACGCCGCCAGCTTATTCGAAGTCGCTAG TTACCATATCGAAGAAGCAGTCACCTATGGATCTGCTTTGCCAACCATTTCCCAAGATCATACGGATAATACCAGTAAGATGTGTTTGAGAGATGCGGTACTCGCTCATGAAAAGGCGTCAAA GTTTGTCCGTGAGATGAACATGAGATTAGATGCCTCGTATACTTTTATCCTTGTATTTGGTACCATCTCCTTAAGCGTTAATTTCTTTCGC CTATCCCGAGCAATATGCTTGACACACGATTTAGAGGAATTAGCTATATCTCTGCTGTTTTCCATTACCGAGCTGGGTTACATGTTCTATTTGAACTACGTGGTACAGCTAATGCTGGATTACGCGAACAGACTCGTCACGGTAAT ATACAATACGAATTGGTACCGTACgtcaatatatatacaaaaattgttactgATCATCATGATAAAGTGCACCGAACCAGTTTCTTACCCAATCTTTGGGTTCTATTTTGCATCGATCGAAGGTTTTGCAACg CTTGTAAGGAATACCATGTCTTATTTTATGATGATGACGTCCATCGAGGTTTAG